The Roseovarius indicus genome has a segment encoding these proteins:
- a CDS encoding DUF1697 domain-containing protein: MSVSVLLLRGINVGGRNALPMAELRVLLEGLGAEDIATYIQSGNAVFRGEVTAESVADGIEAAKGFRPQALVMSRDRLAKVMAANPFPEEGAADGKSVHVWFFEGNPKALEDETLALATPSERVEVTGEAGYLHAPDGIGRSKLAATLEKALGVPSTARNWRTVMAIAKLVEERR, encoded by the coding sequence GTGAGCGTCTCGGTTCTGCTGCTGCGCGGCATCAACGTGGGCGGGCGCAATGCGTTGCCGATGGCGGAGCTGCGGGTGCTGCTGGAGGGGTTGGGGGCCGAGGACATCGCGACCTATATCCAGAGCGGCAATGCCGTGTTTCGCGGCGAGGTGACGGCGGAGTCCGTCGCCGACGGGATCGAGGCCGCGAAGGGCTTTCGGCCGCAGGCGCTGGTGATGTCCCGCGACCGGCTGGCCAAGGTCATGGCGGCCAACCCGTTCCCCGAAGAGGGGGCGGCGGATGGCAAGTCGGTGCATGTCTGGTTTTTCGAGGGCAACCCGAAGGCGCTGGAGGACGAGACGCTGGCGCTTGCAACGCCGAGTGAGCGGGTCGAGGTGACGGGCGAGGCCGGCTATCTGCATGCCCCCGATGGGATCGGGCGGTCGAAGCTGGCCGCGACGCTGGAAAAGGCGCTGGGCGTGCCGTCGACGGCGCGGAACTGGCGCACGGTCATGGCCATCGCGAAGCTCGTGGAAGAGCGCCGATGA
- the gyrB gene encoding DNA topoisomerase (ATP-hydrolyzing) subunit B has product MAEAVPAREEYGADSIKVLKGLEAVRKRPGMYIGDTDDGSGLHHMVYEVVDNGIDEALAGHADVVTVTIHGDSSVSVSDNGRGIPVEMHEEEGVSAAEVIMTQLHAGGKFDSNSYKVSGGLHGVGVSVVNALSDWLELRIWRSGKEHVARFEGGETVEHLKVVADADGKRGTEVRFLASTDTFSNLEYNFETLEKRLRELAFLNSGVRIRLRDERPEEALESELHYEGGVKEFVKYLDRHKAPMLPEPIFITGERDDIQVEVAMWWNDSYHETVLPFTNNIPQRDGGTHLAGFRGALTRVMQKYAAESGIAKKEKVTFTGDDAREGLTCVLSVKVPDPKFSSQTKDKLVSSEVRPAVEGLMNEKLSEWFEENPNEARQIVGKIMEAALAREAARKARELTRRKNPMDMNFLSSKLKDCSDKNPANTEIFLVEGDSAGGSAQTGRDRATQAILPLKGKILNVERARFDRMLGSQEIGNMVMALGTGIGRDEFDISKLRYHKIIIMTDADVDGAHIRTLLLTFFYRQMPELIEGGYLYIAQPPLYKVSRGKSEVYLKDEAAMQDYLIQQGTEDAVLRLGSGEEIVGQDLVRVVEEARQTKRILDAFPTHYPRNILEQAAIAEAFLPGRADADLQGVADAVAKRLDLIAVEYERGWQGRPTQDHGIRLTRMVRGVEEVRTLDGPVLRSGEAKRLAQLTQSLREVYTRPASLHRKDRFQAIYGPLDLLDAILKEGEKGLALQRYKGLGEMNPNQLWETTLDPEARTLLQVKIDDVAEADDLFTKLMGDVVEPRREFIQQNALSVENLDF; this is encoded by the coding sequence ATGGCAGAAGCAGTACCGGCGCGCGAAGAATACGGCGCCGATTCCATCAAGGTTCTCAAGGGGTTGGAGGCCGTGCGCAAACGGCCTGGCATGTATATCGGTGATACCGACGATGGCTCGGGTCTGCATCACATGGTGTACGAGGTCGTCGATAACGGGATCGACGAGGCGCTGGCGGGCCATGCGGACGTTGTGACGGTCACGATTCACGGCGATTCAAGCGTTTCGGTTAGCGATAACGGCCGCGGGATTCCGGTGGAGATGCACGAGGAAGAGGGCGTTTCGGCGGCCGAGGTCATCATGACCCAGCTGCATGCCGGGGGTAAGTTCGACAGCAACTCGTACAAGGTGTCGGGCGGTCTGCACGGGGTCGGTGTTTCGGTGGTGAACGCGCTGTCCGACTGGCTGGAGCTGCGGATCTGGCGGAGCGGCAAGGAGCATGTCGCGCGCTTCGAGGGCGGCGAGACGGTCGAGCACCTGAAGGTGGTGGCCGATGCCGATGGCAAGCGCGGCACCGAGGTGCGGTTTTTGGCGTCGACCGACACGTTCTCGAACCTCGAGTACAATTTCGAGACGCTGGAGAAGCGGCTGCGCGAGCTGGCGTTTCTGAATTCCGGCGTGCGCATCCGGCTGCGCGACGAGCGGCCGGAAGAGGCGCTGGAGTCGGAGCTGCATTACGAGGGCGGGGTCAAGGAGTTCGTCAAGTATCTCGACCGGCACAAGGCGCCGATGCTGCCCGAGCCGATCTTCATCACCGGGGAGCGGGACGATATCCAGGTGGAAGTGGCGATGTGGTGGAACGACAGCTATCACGAGACGGTGCTGCCCTTTACCAACAACATTCCGCAACGGGATGGCGGGACGCACCTTGCCGGGTTCCGGGGCGCGCTGACGCGGGTGATGCAGAAATACGCCGCCGAAAGCGGGATCGCCAAGAAGGAGAAGGTGACGTTCACTGGGGACGATGCGCGCGAGGGGCTGACCTGTGTGCTGTCGGTGAAGGTGCCGGACCCGAAGTTTTCGAGCCAGACGAAAGACAAGCTGGTGAGTTCGGAGGTGCGGCCGGCGGTCGAGGGGCTGATGAACGAGAAGCTGTCGGAGTGGTTCGAGGAGAACCCCAACGAGGCACGGCAGATCGTCGGCAAGATCATGGAAGCCGCTCTGGCGCGGGAGGCGGCAAGGAAGGCGCGCGAGCTGACCCGGCGGAAGAACCCGATGGACATGAACTTCCTCAGCAGCAAGCTGAAGGATTGTTCGGACAAGAACCCGGCCAACACCGAGATCTTCCTGGTGGAGGGTGACAGCGCCGGCGGGTCGGCCCAGACCGGGCGGGACCGGGCCACGCAGGCCATCCTGCCGCTGAAGGGCAAGATCCTGAACGTGGAACGGGCGCGGTTCGACCGGATGCTGGGCAGCCAGGAGATCGGCAACATGGTGATGGCGCTCGGCACCGGGATCGGGCGGGACGAGTTCGACATCTCGAAGCTGCGCTATCACAAGATCATCATCATGACGGATGCCGACGTTGATGGCGCGCATATCCGGACGCTGTTGCTGACCTTCTTCTACCGGCAGATGCCGGAGCTGATCGAGGGCGGGTATCTCTATATTGCGCAGCCGCCGCTCTACAAGGTGTCGCGGGGCAAGTCGGAGGTCTACCTCAAGGACGAGGCGGCGATGCAGGATTACCTGATCCAGCAGGGGACCGAGGACGCGGTGCTGCGGCTTGGTTCGGGCGAGGAGATCGTCGGACAGGATCTTGTCCGCGTGGTCGAGGAGGCGCGGCAGACCAAGCGGATTCTCGATGCCTTCCCGACGCATTACCCCCGCAACATCCTTGAGCAGGCGGCGATTGCCGAGGCGTTCCTGCCGGGGCGGGCCGATGCGGATTTGCAGGGCGTGGCCGATGCGGTGGCGAAGCGGCTTGACCTCATTGCGGTGGAATACGAGCGCGGCTGGCAGGGCCGGCCGACGCAGGATCACGGTATCCGCCTGACCCGCATGGTGCGCGGGGTCGAGGAGGTGCGCACGCTGGATGGCCCGGTGCTGCGGTCGGGTGAGGCGAAGCGTCTGGCGCAGCTGACGCAGTCGCTGCGGGAGGTGTATACCCGGCCGGCGTCCCTGCACCGCAAGGACCGGTTCCAGGCGATCTATGGCCCGCTGGACCTGCTGGATGCGATCCTGAAGGAAGGCGAGAAGGGGCTGGCGTTGCAGCGGTACAAGGGGCTGGGCGAGATGAACCCGAACCAGCTTTGGGAAACCACGCTGGACCCCGAGGCGCGGACGCTGTTGCAGGTCAAGATCGACGACGTGGCCGAGGCGGACGACCTGTTCACCAAGCTGATGGGCGACGTGGTGGAGCCGCGGCGCGAGTTCATCCAGCAGAACGCGCTGAGCGTCGAGAACCTCGACTTCTAG
- a CDS encoding VOC family protein, which yields MTNPQRVTLITLGVADLDRSKAFYGALGWVPAEEQEGVAFYQMQGMALGLFGKAALAEDQGRGGAELGTGAMTLAQNFATEAEVDDAFDAAVAAGAKVLKRPEKVFWGGYSGYYADPDGHVWEVAMNPFWPLGEDGSLTLPGAG from the coding sequence ATGACCAATCCTCAACGCGTGACTCTCATCACTCTTGGTGTCGCCGATCTGGACAGATCCAAGGCGTTTTACGGGGCTTTGGGGTGGGTGCCGGCGGAGGAGCAGGAGGGGGTCGCTTTCTACCAGATGCAAGGTATGGCCTTGGGATTGTTCGGAAAAGCGGCGTTGGCGGAGGACCAGGGAAGGGGTGGCGCCGAGCTGGGCACCGGGGCGATGACGCTGGCGCAGAACTTTGCGACCGAGGCGGAGGTGGATGACGCCTTTGATGCTGCCGTGGCGGCGGGGGCCAAGGTGTTGAAACGGCCGGAGAAAGTGTTCTGGGGCGGGTATTCGGGCTATTATGCCGACCCGGACGGGCATGTCTGGGAAGTGGCGATGAACCCGTTCTGGCCGCTGGGGGAGGACGGGTCGCTGACGCTTCCCGGGGCGGGGTGA
- a CDS encoding LysE family translocator, giving the protein MTLGLWDMALYAGALFILFITPGPVWLAVMARTLSGGAGAALPLAAGVVVGDVLWSLLAVLGVSWVVGAFDGFMTVLKLVAVVTFAGMGVMLIRNASRSIVADSRLTRPGMWAGFMAGLAAILGNPKAILFYMGVLPGFFDLGQVTPGDIAVIVVLSAIVPFVGNMGMALFLDRVRRLMTSPTALRRTNLASGGLLILVAVVIAVT; this is encoded by the coding sequence ATGACGCTGGGCCTGTGGGACATGGCGCTTTATGCCGGGGCGCTCTTCATCCTGTTCATCACGCCCGGGCCGGTCTGGCTGGCGGTGATGGCGCGCACGCTGTCGGGCGGGGCGGGGGCCGCGCTTCCACTGGCAGCGGGTGTGGTTGTCGGAGACGTCCTGTGGTCGCTTCTGGCGGTGCTGGGGGTGTCGTGGGTCGTTGGGGCGTTCGACGGCTTCATGACGGTGCTGAAGCTGGTGGCGGTGGTGACGTTCGCGGGCATGGGCGTGATGCTCATCCGCAATGCCAGCCGCAGCATCGTGGCCGACAGCCGCCTGACCCGGCCGGGGATGTGGGCGGGGTTCATGGCGGGGCTGGCGGCGATCCTCGGGAACCCCAAGGCGATCCTGTTCTACATGGGCGTTCTGCCGGGGTTCTTCGACCTTGGGCAGGTCACGCCCGGCGATATCGCGGTGATCGTCGTGCTATCGGCCATCGTGCCCTTCGTGGGCAACATGGGGATGGCGCTTTTCCTGGATCGGGTGCGGCGGTTGATGACCTCTCCGACGGCGCTCAGGCGGACGAACCTGGCCTCTGGCGGGCTGTTGATTTTGGTGGCGGTGGTGATTGCGGTGACGTGA